From the genome of Hydrogenothermus marinus:
CTTTTCCTGTCTTTCATTTTTTAAATCTTTTACAAGCTCATAAACACTTTCAGGATTTGATAATTCTATTTTTTCTTCATTTTCAGATAATCTGTTGGAAAGTTCTATAATTGAAAGAATTTGAAGAGCTTTAGCTTTACCTATACCTTTTATTTTTAATAAATCTTCCAGTTTTATATTTTTTAGATTTTTAAAACCAAACTTTTTTATAATCTTGTCTGCAAGACCAATTACATTTAAACCTTTTGTACCAGAACCTAAGGAAAGGGCTAAAAGCTCACTTTCAGAAAGTGAGCTTATTCCATATTTTAAAGCCTTTTCCCTTGGTAAAAGGTCTTCAGGTAAATCTTTTATCTTTCTTTTATAGATATATTTTTCAAATTTCATTTAATCTCTATGCCAATAAACTCTTATATATTTCCATCCTTCAG
Proteins encoded in this window:
- the radC gene encoding RadC family protein, whose protein sequence is MKFEKYIYKRKIKDLPEDLLPREKALKYGISSLSESELLALSLGSGTKGLNVIGLADKIIKKFGFKNLKNIKLEDLLKIKGIGKAKALQILSIIELSNRLSENEEKIELSNPESVYELVKDLKNERQEKLIAIYTNTLNQLLAKETIAIGSLNRLNAKPRDIFFYAIKSNAYGIILVHNHPEGDSSPSDEDITFTENIKDLSIKMGFELLDHLIISKKGYFSFALEGII